A part of Streptomyces sp. NBC_00557 genomic DNA contains:
- the pgm gene encoding phosphoglucomutase (alpha-D-glucose-1,6-bisphosphate-dependent), giving the protein MPHERAGRPAGPEDLVDVARLVTAYYALHPDPADPAQRVAFGTSGHRGSSLASAFNEDHIAATSQAICEYRAQQGTDGPLFLGADTHALSEPAKVTALEVFAANGVTVLVDSADGYTPTPAVSHAILTHNRGRTTGLADGVVVTPSHNPPADGGFKYNPPSGGPAASDATSWIQDRANEIITGGLKDVRRVPYARALAAQTTGRYDFLGAYVGDLPSVLDLDAVRTAGVRIGADPLGGASVAYWGRIAEQHGIDLTVVNPHTDPTWRFMTLDWDGRIRMDCSSPYAMASLIDRRDRFRIATGNDADADRHGIVTPDAGLMNPNHYLAVAISYLYRHRDRWPSDAGIGKTLVSSTMIDRVAADLGRRLVEVPVGFKWFVDGLAGGTLGFGGEESAGASFLRRDGSVWTTDKDGILLALLASEITAVTDRTPSEHYADLTARFGEPAYARTDAPATREQKALLGRLSPAQVTADTLAGEAVTAVLTEAPGNGAAIGGIKVTTDNAWFAARPSGTEDVYKVYAESFLGPDHLARVQEEAQAVVLGALGG; this is encoded by the coding sequence CCCGGCACAGCGGGTGGCGTTCGGCACCTCCGGCCACCGGGGCTCGTCCCTGGCGAGCGCCTTCAACGAGGACCACATCGCCGCCACCAGCCAGGCCATCTGCGAGTACCGCGCGCAGCAGGGGACCGACGGCCCGCTGTTCCTCGGCGCCGACACCCACGCCCTGTCCGAGCCCGCGAAGGTCACCGCGCTGGAGGTGTTCGCCGCCAACGGCGTCACCGTGCTCGTCGACAGCGCCGACGGGTACACGCCGACCCCGGCCGTCTCGCACGCGATCCTCACCCACAACCGGGGCCGCACCACCGGCCTGGCGGACGGCGTGGTCGTCACCCCGTCCCACAACCCGCCCGCCGACGGCGGCTTCAAGTACAACCCGCCCAGCGGCGGCCCCGCGGCCTCCGACGCCACCTCCTGGATCCAGGACCGGGCCAACGAGATCATCACCGGCGGCCTGAAGGACGTACGCCGGGTGCCGTACGCGCGGGCGCTGGCGGCGCAGACGACCGGGCGGTACGACTTCCTCGGCGCCTACGTCGGCGATCTGCCGAGCGTGCTGGACCTGGACGCCGTGCGCACGGCCGGGGTCCGCATCGGCGCCGACCCGCTCGGCGGGGCCTCCGTGGCCTACTGGGGGCGCATCGCCGAACAGCACGGCATCGACCTCACCGTGGTCAACCCGCACACCGACCCCACCTGGCGGTTCATGACGCTGGACTGGGACGGCCGGATCCGCATGGACTGCTCCTCGCCGTACGCGATGGCCTCCCTGATCGACCGGCGCGACCGGTTCCGCATCGCCACCGGCAACGACGCCGACGCCGACCGGCACGGCATCGTCACCCCCGACGCGGGCCTGATGAACCCCAACCACTACCTCGCGGTCGCCATCTCCTACCTCTACCGGCACCGCGACCGCTGGCCCTCGGACGCCGGCATCGGCAAGACGCTGGTGTCCTCCACGATGATCGACCGCGTGGCCGCCGACCTCGGCCGGCGGCTCGTCGAGGTGCCGGTCGGGTTCAAGTGGTTCGTGGACGGACTGGCCGGCGGCACCCTCGGCTTCGGCGGCGAGGAGTCCGCCGGCGCCTCCTTCCTGCGCCGGGACGGATCGGTGTGGACCACCGACAAGGACGGCATCCTCCTCGCCCTGCTCGCCTCCGAGATCACGGCCGTCACCGACCGGACCCCGTCGGAGCACTACGCAGACCTGACCGCCCGCTTCGGCGAACCCGCCTACGCCCGCACCGACGCGCCCGCGACCCGCGAACAGAAGGCGCTGCTGGGCAGGCTGTCACCGGCCCAGGTCACCGCCGACACGCTCGCCGGGGAGGCCGTCACGGCGGTGCTGACCGAGGCGCCCGGCAACGGCGCCGCGATCGGCGGCATCAAGGTCACCACCGACAACGCCTGGTTCGCGGCCCGCCCTTCGGGCACCGAGGACGTCTACAAGGTCTACGCCGAGTCCTTCCTCGGCCCCGACCACCTCGCCCGGGTGCAGGAGGAGGCCCAGGCGGTGGTGCTGGGCGCGCTGGGCGGCTGA
- a CDS encoding nitroreductase, producing the protein MDVYEAVASRRAVRAFTDRPVPRAALERVLTAAARSPSGGNLQPWRIHVLTGAPLAELKQRTAERAAAGDPGDERQYRMYPPDPKSPYRQRRAAAAAQRFGALGIRRGDGTARRAAVAANWRCFGAPCLLLSYIDRDMGAAQWADLGMYLQTVMLLLRAEGLHSCPQMAWSVYHRTVAEVVSPPPELVLFAGVSIGYEDPAAPFARIDRAPLDETVTFLGDGGGGDTGARREASPERNEGTATG; encoded by the coding sequence GTGGATGTGTACGAGGCGGTGGCGAGCCGGCGGGCGGTGCGGGCCTTCACGGACCGGCCGGTCCCGCGTGCGGCACTGGAGCGGGTGCTGACCGCCGCCGCGCGCTCGCCCTCGGGCGGCAACCTCCAGCCCTGGCGGATCCACGTGCTCACCGGCGCCCCGCTGGCCGAGCTGAAGCAGCGCACCGCCGAGCGCGCGGCGGCCGGCGATCCCGGGGACGAGCGGCAGTACCGGATGTATCCGCCGGATCCGAAGTCCCCCTACCGTCAGCGGCGCGCGGCTGCCGCCGCCCAGCGCTTCGGGGCACTGGGGATCCGGCGCGGAGACGGGACGGCCCGCCGTGCGGCCGTCGCCGCGAACTGGCGCTGCTTCGGCGCCCCCTGCCTCCTGCTGTCCTACATCGACCGGGACATGGGCGCGGCCCAGTGGGCCGACCTCGGGATGTACCTGCAGACGGTGATGCTGCTGCTGCGCGCCGAAGGGCTGCACAGCTGCCCCCAGATGGCGTGGTCGGTCTACCACCGGACGGTCGCGGAGGTGGTCTCGCCCCCACCGGAGCTGGTGCTGTTCGCGGGCGTGTCGATCGGCTACGAGGATCCGGCGGCGCCCTTCGCCCGTATCGACCGGGCGCCCCTCGACGAGACCGTCACGTTCCTCGGCGACGGCGGCGGTGGGGACACCGGGGCCCGGCGGGAGGCCTCGCCGGAGAGGAACGAGGGCACGGCGACCGGCTGA
- a CDS encoding LysE family transporter produces the protein MTAALVAGLVAGYGIAVPVGAVGTYLVALTARTSWRTGACAALGVATADGVYALIAMIGGSALAHALQPLMSPLRLLAGLVLVVLAVRGATTAIAHHRRPPTATRSDGTPPHPARAFLALWGVTMMNPVTVIYFAALVLGGQASATADRLDRAVFVLAAFAASASWQLLLAGGGALLGRLLTGSRGRLMTAVLSSAVMAALALRMLAAPGS, from the coding sequence ATGACCGCCGCGCTGGTCGCGGGGCTCGTCGCCGGGTACGGCATCGCCGTGCCGGTGGGGGCCGTCGGGACGTATCTGGTGGCGCTGACCGCCCGGACCTCGTGGAGGACCGGCGCGTGCGCCGCGCTGGGGGTCGCGACCGCGGACGGCGTCTACGCCCTGATCGCCATGATCGGGGGCTCGGCGCTGGCACACGCCCTCCAGCCCCTCATGAGCCCCCTGCGCCTGCTCGCCGGCTTGGTGCTGGTGGTGCTGGCGGTCCGCGGTGCGACGACGGCGATCGCGCATCACCGCAGGCCACCGACGGCCACGCGGAGCGACGGGACGCCCCCGCACCCGGCCCGGGCCTTCCTGGCGCTGTGGGGTGTCACGATGATGAACCCGGTCACCGTGATCTACTTCGCGGCCCTGGTGCTGGGCGGTCAGGCCTCCGCGACCGCGGACCGCCTCGACCGGGCCGTGTTCGTGCTGGCCGCCTTCGCGGCGTCCGCCAGTTGGCAGCTGCTCCTGGCCGGCGGAGGGGCGCTGCTCGGCCGGCTCCTGACCGGCAGCCGCGGCCGGCTGATGACGGCCGTGCTCTCCAGCGCCGTGATGGCCGCGCTCGCCCTGCGCATGCTCGCCGCGCCCGGCTCCTAG
- a CDS encoding ANTAR domain-containing protein yields the protein MTFFALSRHEPLVLLSNTDLAAEYDRLVAENQQLQRAVTSHAVIDQAIGAVVVLGQIAPEEAWRALRDVSQRTNTKLRTVAEHILDYAQGGTLPEEERIELGRAIVRYRRCAEGGTGSTTDR from the coding sequence ATGACCTTCTTCGCCCTCTCGCGGCATGAGCCGCTGGTCCTGCTCTCGAACACCGACCTCGCCGCGGAGTACGACCGGCTGGTCGCCGAGAACCAGCAGTTGCAGCGTGCGGTGACCTCGCACGCGGTGATCGACCAGGCCATCGGCGCCGTGGTCGTCCTCGGGCAGATCGCCCCGGAGGAAGCCTGGCGGGCGCTGCGGGACGTCTCCCAGCGCACCAACACCAAACTGCGGACCGTCGCCGAGCACATCCTGGACTACGCCCAGGGCGGCACCCTTCCCGAAGAGGAGCGCATCGAGCTGGGCCGGGCGATCGTGCGCTACCGGCGGTGCGCCGAGGGCGGCACGGGCAGCACGACCGACCGGTGA
- a CDS encoding AI-2E family transporter, with amino-acid sequence MGDPRRRAAWPDGRRGRRVLGSRPAYTVRLPAVPRTEPVPAAERTVPWLRVGAAYAWRLILVGIVVYGVFSVLGSFQLIAVALFLALIVTSVLRPLTDLLNRALPRPLSVAVALVGSILLLLALLALVGNAVAGESARLAGEFRGGVHRIEQWLRRPPFHLSPGRLSALENQVTQYLAAHRSSLLNRAVSGLTRVIELAAGGALALFASVFFIHSGERLWRWISDQLLPAGARPAWDRAGRAAWRAFAGYTRGIIIVAATNAVLVGVVLLVLRVPLALPLTLLEFFAAFVPLVGSPVALGVATVVALAGRGPLTALAVLALIVVIGQLEGHVLHPLVMSWAVRLHPLVVAVSVIAGSIVAGVIGAVVAVPLVSVVWAVLRALRAVPP; translated from the coding sequence GTGGGCGATCCGCGTCGGCGGGCGGCCTGGCCGGACGGCCGGCGCGGGCGGCGCGTGCTGGGGAGCCGGCCGGCGTACACCGTGCGGCTGCCGGCCGTCCCGCGCACCGAGCCGGTGCCGGCGGCCGAGCGCACGGTGCCGTGGCTCCGGGTCGGCGCGGCCTACGCCTGGCGGCTCATCCTCGTCGGAATCGTCGTCTACGGCGTCTTCAGCGTCCTCGGCAGCTTCCAGCTCATCGCCGTGGCCCTGTTCCTCGCGCTGATCGTCACCTCCGTGCTGCGCCCGCTCACGGATCTGCTGAACCGGGCCCTGCCGCGGCCGCTGTCCGTCGCCGTGGCCCTGGTGGGCAGCATCCTGCTGCTCCTGGCGCTGCTCGCGCTGGTGGGCAACGCCGTGGCGGGCGAGTCCGCCCGGCTCGCGGGCGAGTTCCGGGGCGGTGTGCACCGCATCGAGCAGTGGCTGCGGCGGCCGCCGTTCCATCTCAGTCCCGGCCGGCTGTCCGCGCTGGAGAACCAGGTGACGCAGTACCTCGCCGCGCACCGGTCCAGCCTGCTCAACCGCGCCGTCAGCGGGCTGACGCGGGTGATCGAGCTGGCCGCCGGGGGCGCGCTCGCGCTGTTCGCCTCCGTGTTCTTCATCCACTCCGGGGAACGCCTGTGGCGCTGGATCAGCGACCAGCTGCTGCCGGCCGGTGCGCGTCCGGCCTGGGACAGGGCGGGGCGGGCGGCCTGGCGGGCCTTCGCCGGGTACACCCGCGGGATCATCATCGTGGCCGCGACCAACGCCGTACTCGTCGGCGTGGTGCTGCTCGTGCTGCGGGTGCCGCTCGCGCTGCCGCTGACGCTGCTGGAGTTCTTCGCCGCGTTCGTGCCGCTGGTGGGGTCGCCGGTGGCGCTCGGCGTGGCCACGGTCGTCGCGCTCGCCGGGCGGGGGCCGCTGACGGCGCTGGCCGTGCTGGCGCTGATCGTGGTGATCGGCCAGCTGGAGGGGCATGTGCTGCATCCGCTGGTGATGAGCTGGGCGGTGCGGCTGCATCCGCTGGTCGTCGCCGTGTCGGTGATCGCCGGGAGCATCGTCGCGGGGGTGATCGGCGCCGTGGTGGCCGTCCCGCTGGTGTCGGTGGTGTGGGCCGTGCTGCGCGCACTGCGCGCGGTGCCGCCGTAG
- a CDS encoding maltokinase N-terminal cap-like domain-containing protein encodes MAIIHRTTLKPTKLELLTDWLPSRPWYRGGPDAPALTKSGGFRLEDPEGEVGIEFMVATDTSAPEPTAYLAPLTYRAAPLAGAEHALVGTTEHGVLGSRWVYDGCHDPVLVAELLALIEGRVPAHAQSIDGALDPEVVRSYTGAPLTPDGLTPEPADDREGTRIPAPHGTVLHIHRVLRPVPENPPLRPEGAVGHVARGWQDPQGTPLAAVFVSLHTA; translated from the coding sequence ATGGCCATCATCCACCGCACCACGCTGAAGCCCACGAAGCTGGAGCTGCTCACCGACTGGCTGCCCTCGCGCCCCTGGTACCGCGGCGGCCCGGACGCCCCGGCGCTGACGAAGTCCGGCGGCTTCCGGCTGGAGGACCCCGAGGGCGAGGTCGGCATCGAGTTCATGGTGGCCACCGACACCTCCGCCCCCGAACCGACCGCCTATCTGGCCCCGTTGACCTACCGCGCCGCGCCGCTGGCGGGAGCCGAGCACGCGCTGGTCGGCACGACGGAGCACGGCGTACTGGGCAGCCGCTGGGTCTACGACGGCTGCCACGACCCGGTGCTGGTCGCCGAGCTCCTCGCGCTGATCGAGGGCAGGGTCCCCGCGCACGCCCAGAGCATCGACGGCGCCCTCGACCCCGAGGTGGTCCGCTCGTACACCGGCGCCCCCCTGACCCCGGACGGCCTCACCCCCGAGCCGGCCGACGACCGCGAGGGCACCCGCATCCCCGCGCCGCACGGCACGGTCCTCCACATCCACAGGGTTCTGCGCCCCGTCCCCGAGAACCCGCCGCTGCGCCCCGAGGGAGCCGTCGGACATGTGGCACGCGGCTGGCAGGACCCGCAGGGCACGCCGCTGGCGGCGGTCTTCGTGTCGCTGCACACGGCGTGA
- a CDS encoding FAD-dependent monooxygenase, with the protein MSGTAVVVGGGIGGLAAAIGLRRAGWDVRVLERAGTLADAGAGISLHANGLRALDALGVGAAVRAAARPQYTGGTRTPGGRWLTAMDGAALERALGTPIVGIRRAQLHRLLRAALPPECLLVGVTVPGVDRSAAGRVGVPAGDEVLEADLVVAADGVGSRLRGQLFPGHPGPAYSGSTVLRAVTDRPLDLRTDFELTWGEGAEFGHIAFADGRAEWHAVLTAPPGVRHADPLGMLRRRFGGWHDPIPALLDATRPEAVLHYDIHELATPLRSFVAGRVVLLGDAAHAMTPNLGQGACQALEDAATLAAALAAETSVASALARYDAERRPRAQAVARAARQAGRMGQQLSRPLAAALRNTALRITPSRVAMRTILRHADWTPPTLP; encoded by the coding sequence ATGAGTGGCACGGCGGTGGTGGTCGGGGGTGGCATCGGCGGTCTCGCGGCGGCGATCGGGCTGCGCCGGGCCGGCTGGGACGTACGGGTCCTCGAGCGGGCCGGCACCCTGGCCGACGCGGGCGCGGGCATCTCGCTGCACGCCAACGGGCTGCGCGCGCTCGACGCGCTCGGCGTCGGCGCGGCCGTGCGGGCGGCGGCCCGCCCGCAGTACACCGGCGGCACCCGCACCCCCGGCGGCCGGTGGCTCACGGCGATGGACGGCGCCGCCCTCGAACGCGCCCTCGGCACGCCCATCGTCGGCATCCGGCGCGCGCAACTGCACCGGCTGCTGCGCGCGGCCCTGCCGCCGGAGTGCCTGCTCGTCGGCGTCACCGTGCCCGGGGTGGACCGCTCCGCCGCGGGCCGGGTGGGCGTGCCGGCCGGGGACGAGGTGCTGGAGGCGGACCTGGTCGTCGCGGCCGACGGGGTGGGCAGCCGGTTGCGCGGACAGCTGTTCCCCGGCCATCCGGGCCCGGCGTACAGCGGCTCGACGGTGCTGCGGGCCGTCACCGACCGGCCGCTCGATCTGCGCACCGACTTCGAGCTGACCTGGGGCGAGGGCGCGGAGTTCGGGCACATCGCGTTCGCCGACGGCCGGGCCGAGTGGCACGCGGTGCTGACCGCGCCGCCCGGTGTCCGCCACGCCGACCCGCTCGGCATGCTGCGCCGGCGTTTCGGCGGCTGGCACGATCCGATCCCGGCGCTGCTGGACGCGACCCGGCCGGAGGCCGTGCTCCACTACGACATCCATGAACTGGCCACACCGCTGCGGTCGTTCGTCGCGGGCCGGGTGGTGCTCCTCGGCGACGCGGCGCACGCCATGACGCCGAACCTCGGCCAGGGCGCCTGCCAGGCCCTGGAGGACGCGGCCACACTCGCCGCCGCGCTCGCCGCGGAAACCTCGGTGGCCTCGGCACTGGCCCGCTACGACGCCGAACGCCGCCCACGCGCCCAGGCCGTAGCCCGCGCCGCACGGCAGGCGGGCAGGATGGGGCAGCAACTGTCCCGTCCTTTGGCCGCCGCCCTGCGCAACACCGCGCTGCGGATCACCCCGTCCCGTGTGGCGATGCGGACGATCCTCCGCCACGCCGACTGGACCCCGCCCACCCTGCCCTGA
- a CDS encoding lysozyme codes for MGYVRSSVCLKRGRSRLALMGALTGLLLTLSSPAARSDWAPDTPPRGSAYMGIGVLAHDGRSVDGLPSASRASQPEGVDVSSYQRDVAWPTLWAGGIKWAYTKATEGTYYTNPYFPQQYHGSYSMGMIRGAYHFATPDSTGGAAQADYFVTHGGRWSRDGKTLPGVLDIEWNPYGDACYGKSASAMVRWIRDFLNRYKSRTGRDAVIYTATNWWKQCTGNYSGFGGNPLWIARYASTAGTLPRGWSIYTMWQYTSSGRTVGDHDRFNGSLSRLKVFANG; via the coding sequence ATGGGTTACGTGCGAAGCTCCGTATGCCTCAAGCGCGGCCGCTCACGGCTGGCCCTCATGGGCGCCCTGACCGGCCTTCTCCTGACCCTGTCCAGCCCCGCGGCCCGATCGGACTGGGCCCCGGACACACCCCCGCGCGGCAGTGCCTACATGGGCATCGGCGTCCTGGCCCACGACGGACGCTCCGTCGACGGCCTGCCCTCCGCCAGCCGGGCGAGCCAGCCGGAGGGCGTCGACGTCTCCAGCTACCAGCGAGACGTCGCCTGGCCCACCCTGTGGGCCGGCGGCATCAAATGGGCGTACACGAAGGCCACCGAGGGGACGTACTACACCAACCCCTACTTCCCCCAGCAGTACCACGGCTCCTACAGCATGGGCATGATCCGCGGGGCGTACCACTTCGCCACCCCGGACTCGACCGGCGGCGCCGCGCAGGCCGACTACTTCGTGACGCACGGCGGCCGCTGGAGCCGTGACGGCAAGACGCTGCCCGGCGTGCTCGACATCGAGTGGAACCCGTACGGCGACGCCTGTTACGGCAAGTCCGCGAGCGCCATGGTCCGCTGGATCCGCGACTTCCTCAACCGCTACAAGTCCCGCACCGGACGGGACGCCGTCATCTACACGGCGACCAACTGGTGGAAGCAGTGCACCGGCAACTACTCCGGCTTCGGCGGCAATCCGCTGTGGATCGCCCGCTACGCCTCGACCGCCGGGACACTGCCGAGGGGCTGGTCCATCTACACCATGTGGCAGTACACCTCGTCCGGCAGGACCGTGGGCGACCACGACCGCTTCAACGGCTCCCTGAGCCGGCTGAAGGTGTTCGCGAACGGCTGA
- a CDS encoding FUSC family protein has translation MTGQALRREVTAAAHAVGRAWAGPCRERDLAAQAVKAALAAWLAWAVAGWWLHAPVAFVAPWVAVVLVESTVYRSIAHGLQQLAAIAAGTILATALALLLPGTMAAMAVVLPLAMLLGQWRRLGSQGIYAATGALFVLTNGAVSVATSAARLAEALFGAVVGIAVNALLRPPLYLRDSRAVLRDATEEAHDILRAVAEGLTEGRWDAEEAAARHERALRLHGLVEQARSTVAWSRESLRANLRRRTGRVPPPGKGYDDAILVLDYAAVHTAGVTRTVLEAATEDRAAPRPHPELARRYGEFLYRTAHALRLYSHSRFDDERDDELRAAVARLRTTLDTLRRDLVRSMTDDPDEVATYGALLAQAHRLADQLVVPDA, from the coding sequence ATGACGGGGCAGGCGCTGCGGCGGGAGGTGACCGCCGCGGCGCACGCCGTGGGGCGGGCCTGGGCGGGGCCGTGCCGGGAGCGGGATCTGGCGGCGCAGGCGGTGAAGGCGGCGCTGGCCGCGTGGCTGGCGTGGGCTGTGGCGGGCTGGTGGCTGCACGCCCCGGTGGCGTTCGTGGCGCCCTGGGTGGCGGTGGTCCTGGTCGAGTCCACCGTGTACCGGTCGATCGCGCACGGCCTGCAGCAGCTGGCGGCGATCGCGGCCGGCACGATCCTGGCCACCGCCCTGGCGCTGCTGCTGCCCGGCACGATGGCCGCGATGGCCGTCGTCCTGCCGCTCGCGATGCTGCTCGGCCAGTGGCGGCGCCTGGGCAGCCAGGGCATCTACGCGGCCACCGGCGCCCTGTTCGTCCTGACCAACGGGGCCGTCAGCGTCGCCACGTCCGCGGCCCGGCTCGCCGAAGCGCTGTTCGGCGCCGTGGTCGGCATCGCCGTCAACGCGTTGCTCAGGCCGCCGCTGTACCTGCGGGACAGCCGGGCCGTGCTGCGGGACGCGACCGAGGAGGCCCACGACATTCTGCGGGCCGTCGCGGAGGGGCTGACCGAGGGACGCTGGGACGCCGAGGAGGCCGCCGCCCGGCACGAGCGGGCGCTGCGGCTGCACGGGCTGGTGGAGCAGGCCCGCTCCACGGTCGCGTGGAGCCGGGAGAGCCTGCGGGCCAATCTGCGCCGTCGCACCGGTCGCGTGCCACCGCCCGGCAAGGGGTACGACGACGCGATCCTGGTGCTGGACTACGCGGCCGTACACACGGCGGGCGTGACCCGCACGGTGCTGGAGGCCGCCACCGAGGACCGCGCCGCACCGCGCCCGCATCCCGAACTGGCGCGCCGCTACGGCGAGTTCCTGTACCGCACCGCCCACGCGCTGCGGCTCTACAGCCACAGCCGGTTCGACGACGAGCGCGACGACGAACTGCGCGCCGCCGTGGCGCGGCTGCGCACGACACTGGACACGCTCCGCCGGGACCTGGTCCGTTCCATGACGGACGACCCCGACGAGGTCGCCACGTACGGCGCGCTGCTCGCCCAGGCGCACCGGCTGGCCGATCAGCTGGTCGTCCCGGACGCCTAG
- a CDS encoding SGNH/GDSL hydrolase family protein — translation MANGTGAASGARGRRGAAVLGAVLGGCALVGATTAPVSAHVQGDGHGTEYVALGDSYTSGPGIPQQVDAGCARSDHDYPSLVAARRQVSGFDDVSCAGATTAEMWQAQGTNAPQLDAVHRDTDLVTLQIGGNDVGFGPIISTCARLAAQDPTGNPCERSYTAAGYDQLTLAIVETAPKVARVLRAVHARAPHARVVVVGYPDLLPDDGSGCFPQVPFAQKDFPYLRDTEKRLNLMLRLVAGVNRAEYVDTYTPTAGHDMCKAPADRWIEPLRPASPAAPAHPNAKGEDAMAQAVLERLGQGRGRD, via the coding sequence ATGGCGAACGGCACGGGTGCGGCGAGCGGGGCGAGAGGCCGGCGGGGAGCGGCCGTACTGGGAGCGGTGCTGGGCGGTTGCGCCCTCGTCGGCGCCACCACGGCGCCCGTCTCCGCGCATGTCCAGGGAGACGGACACGGCACCGAGTACGTCGCGCTCGGCGACTCCTACACCTCGGGCCCCGGCATCCCGCAGCAGGTGGACGCCGGCTGCGCCCGCTCCGACCACGACTACCCCTCACTGGTGGCGGCCCGGCGGCAGGTGAGCGGCTTCGACGACGTCAGCTGTGCCGGGGCCACGACCGCCGAGATGTGGCAGGCGCAGGGCACCAACGCGCCCCAGCTCGACGCCGTGCACCGGGACACCGACCTGGTCACCCTCCAGATCGGCGGCAACGACGTGGGCTTCGGGCCGATCATCAGCACGTGCGCCCGCCTGGCCGCCCAGGACCCGACGGGCAACCCCTGCGAGCGCTCCTACACCGCGGCCGGCTACGACCAGCTGACCCTGGCGATCGTGGAGACCGCGCCGAAGGTCGCCCGGGTGCTGCGGGCCGTGCACGCGCGGGCGCCGCACGCGCGCGTGGTCGTCGTCGGCTACCCGGACCTGCTGCCCGACGACGGCAGCGGCTGCTTCCCGCAGGTGCCGTTCGCGCAGAAGGACTTCCCGTACCTGAGGGACACCGAGAAGCGGCTGAACCTGATGCTGCGCCTGGTGGCCGGGGTGAACCGCGCCGAGTACGTGGACACCTACACCCCCACGGCCGGCCACGACATGTGCAAGGCGCCCGCGGACCGCTGGATCGAGCCCCTTCGGCCGGCCTCCCCGGCGGCCCCGGCCCATCCCAACGCCAAGGGAGAGGACGCCATGGCGCAGGCCGTGCTGGAGCGGCTCGGCCAGGGACGCGGACGGGACTGA
- a CDS encoding molybdenum cofactor biosysynthesis protein, whose protein sequence is MPRVDILQLLVSPVHRLAGRPGDGMPDLPPGELVTTAEVRAGLGLVGDRYFNQPAHRNASLTLMAVERLPRPGPADLLRTRRNVLLRGVDIDAYVGATVFLDCGAGPVDLQVHSAARPCAWMDTTVGPGAQRALRGGGGVRCRPLTDGILTVGPALFGVREPGSP, encoded by the coding sequence GTGCCGCGTGTGGACATCCTTCAGCTGCTGGTCTCCCCGGTGCACCGGCTCGCGGGCCGGCCGGGGGACGGGATGCCCGACCTGCCGCCCGGCGAACTGGTGACGACGGCAGAGGTGCGTGCCGGGCTCGGACTCGTCGGCGACCGGTACTTCAACCAGCCCGCGCACCGCAACGCCTCGCTCACCCTCATGGCCGTCGAACGGCTTCCGCGGCCGGGACCGGCGGACCTGCTGCGCACCCGGCGCAACGTCCTGCTGCGCGGCGTCGACATCGACGCCTACGTCGGGGCGACCGTCTTCCTCGACTGCGGCGCCGGCCCCGTGGACCTGCAGGTGCACAGCGCGGCGCGGCCCTGTGCCTGGATGGACACCACCGTCGGCCCCGGTGCGCAGCGCGCGCTGCGCGGCGGCGGGGGAGTGCGCTGCCGGCCGCTGACCGACGGCATCCTCACCGTGGGCCCGGCCCTGTTCGGCGTACGGGAGCCCGGCTCGCCCTAG
- a CDS encoding DUF2267 domain-containing protein, whose product MRHDEMIGKVQALAQLPDRGSAERAAHAVVRTLAERLPSGLARHVAAQLPPDMAAAMREAADASAGTDAGAAGERFGLTVFAGRIADRAGTDEDRALREAAAVLEVLDAALAPELTERMAEALPRDIRELLPVARATESARQEA is encoded by the coding sequence ATGCGGCACGACGAGATGATCGGAAAGGTGCAGGCGCTGGCGCAACTGCCGGACCGGGGTTCGGCCGAACGGGCCGCGCACGCGGTCGTGCGGACGCTGGCGGAGCGGCTGCCGTCCGGGCTGGCCCGGCATGTGGCCGCCCAGTTGCCGCCCGACATGGCGGCGGCGATGCGGGAGGCGGCCGATGCCTCGGCCGGGACGGACGCCGGTGCGGCGGGCGAACGGTTCGGGCTGACGGTGTTCGCCGGACGCATCGCCGACCGTGCGGGCACCGACGAGGACAGGGCGCTGCGCGAGGCCGCCGCCGTGCTGGAGGTGCTCGACGCCGCGCTCGCCCCGGAACTGACCGAGCGGATGGCCGAGGCTCTTCCCCGGGACATCCGCGAGCTGCTGCCGGTGGCCCGCGCCACCGAGAGCGCACGCCAGGAGGCCTGA